From a single Dehalococcoidales bacterium genomic region:
- a CDS encoding ABC transporter ATP-binding protein, with protein MTDSTILQTSHLKTYFFTRNGVVKAVDDLSFSLRRGESLCLVGESGCGKTATALSVLRLIDNPPGKIVDGEILYHGEDLLQCSLERMKQIRGNRIAMIFQDPQSALNPVFTVGDQIAEQVSLHLKLNSRAAMDRALHLMEQVGIPQAGARIRDYPHQFSGGMRQRIMIAAALSCDPEILIADEPTTALDTTIKAQILDIFRGLKQERDMSILFITHDLGTVAEIADRVIVMYGGRLAEAGTAADIFDHPLHPYTLGLINCLPGIPGRRDRLTPIPGMIPSLIDPPEGCIFSPRCQQRLAFCERVRPQEVTISGEHIVACHLYPEASPAKEDVVSQ; from the coding sequence ATGACGGACAGTACTATTTTACAGACCAGTCATCTGAAGACGTACTTTTTCACCCGCAACGGAGTGGTCAAGGCGGTTGATGATCTCAGCTTCAGTCTCCGCCGGGGAGAGAGCCTGTGCCTGGTCGGTGAGTCAGGCTGTGGCAAGACCGCCACGGCGCTATCAGTGCTGCGTCTGATTGACAACCCCCCGGGCAAAATAGTTGACGGCGAAATACTGTACCATGGTGAGGACCTGTTGCAGTGTTCACTGGAAAGGATGAAGCAGATTCGTGGTAACCGCATCGCCATGATATTCCAGGATCCGCAGTCTGCATTGAACCCGGTGTTCACCGTTGGCGACCAGATTGCCGAGCAGGTGAGTCTGCACCTTAAGCTGAATAGCAGGGCGGCCATGGACAGGGCGTTGCACCTGATGGAACAGGTGGGTATCCCTCAGGCGGGAGCGCGAATCAGAGATTACCCTCACCAGTTCTCCGGGGGAATGCGACAGAGAATCATGATTGCGGCGGCGTTGTCCTGCGACCCTGAAATTCTCATCGCCGATGAGCCGACTACCGCCCTCGATACCACCATCAAGGCGCAGATCCTGGATATCTTCCGGGGCTTGAAGCAGGAAAGGGACATGTCTATCCTGTTCATCACCCATGACCTGGGTACGGTGGCGGAGATTGCCGACCGTGTAATTGTGATGTATGGCGGCAGGCTGGCTGAAGCCGGCACCGCCGCCGATATCTTTGACCACCCGCTGCACCCCTACACGCTGGGGTTGATTAACTGCCTGCCCGGTATCCCGGGTAGGCGGGACAGACTGACTCCCATCCCGGGGATGATACCGAGCCTGATTGACCCGCCGGAGGGCTGTATCTTCAGCCCCCGCTGCCAGCAGCGGCTGGCGTTCTGTGAGCGGGTAAGGCCGCAGGAAGTCACCA